A region of Candidatus Poribacteria bacterium DNA encodes the following proteins:
- a CDS encoding dihydrodipicolinate synthase family protein, giving the protein MAERFAGAWPVLLTPFAADGSIDLGAYRTMLEWYIARGVGGFYANCSSSEMFVLENNERLSLARGAVEASAGRVPVTATGNFGETLAEQIAFCRQMGDTGVDAVVIRVPDHETTDEELRTHFLAFADTLDCPLGVYECPSPVRRLLPASLTRELAQTGRFLAFKETSCDPAKTAAQAEAARGTPLGIFQANTPFLPEAMADGCAGTMSLAANVDPEDAAAVTASGGTDASAHARLCQFDFLTRLGHPLVSKEILAARGVPISATTRVLRGELSPEFRRGLRRAVEGIVERGIAPA; this is encoded by the coding sequence ATGGCGGAACGCTTTGCAGGCGCGTGGCCCGTTCTGTTGACGCCGTTCGCGGCTGACGGCTCCATCGACCTGGGAGCCTACCGAACGATGCTGGAGTGGTACATCGCGCGAGGGGTCGGGGGGTTCTACGCGAACTGCTCGTCGAGCGAGATGTTCGTGCTCGAGAACAACGAGCGCTTGAGCTTGGCGCGGGGAGCCGTCGAAGCGTCGGCGGGGCGCGTTCCCGTCACGGCAACGGGCAACTTCGGGGAGACGCTGGCGGAGCAGATCGCCTTCTGCCGCCAGATGGGGGACACCGGCGTCGACGCGGTCGTGATCCGGGTTCCAGATCACGAGACGACGGACGAGGAGCTCCGTACGCACTTCCTCGCGTTTGCCGATACGCTCGACTGCCCGTTGGGAGTCTACGAGTGCCCGTCGCCGGTGCGTCGGCTTCTGCCGGCGTCGCTGACGCGCGAGCTCGCGCAGACGGGCAGATTCCTCGCGTTCAAGGAGACATCCTGCGACCCCGCCAAGACGGCGGCTCAGGCGGAAGCCGCGCGTGGCACGCCACTGGGCATCTTTCAGGCGAACACGCCGTTCCTGCCGGAGGCGATGGCGGACGGGTGCGCAGGAACCATGAGCCTTGCGGCGAACGTCGATCCCGAAGACGCCGCGGCGGTCACGGCTTCCGGCGGAACGGACGCTTCGGCGCACGCGCGGCTCTGCCAGTTCGATTTCCTGACGCGGCTGGGGCATCCGCTCGTGTCCAAGGAGATTCTGGCTGCCCGAGGCGTGCCGATCTCCGCGACGACGCGCGTGCTGCGAGGGGAGCTCTCGCCAGAGTTCCGCAGGGGACTGCGCCGAGCCGTCGAGGGCATCGTGGAACGCGGGATCGCGCCGGCTTAG
- the ruvX gene encoding Holliday junction resolvase RuvX: MPILLGLDVGDKRIGVAKSDALGMLATPLTTIERSSDRAACREIVRIAAEHDAVRIVVGLPKMLDNSIGIQAEKVLVFVQQLKAATEVPVVLWDERLTTTEASRVLRKPSRTGRRQAPSKKERERVKARLDEVSAAIILESYLASPVPSLPPEDGE; encoded by the coding sequence ATGCCCATTCTTCTTGGACTCGACGTCGGCGACAAGCGGATCGGCGTCGCCAAGTCGGATGCGCTCGGCATGCTGGCGACGCCGCTGACGACCATCGAGCGAAGCAGCGACCGCGCCGCCTGTCGCGAGATCGTCCGCATCGCCGCTGAGCACGATGCCGTTCGGATCGTCGTCGGTCTGCCGAAGATGCTCGACAACAGCATCGGGATTCAGGCGGAGAAGGTGCTCGTCTTTGTGCAGCAGCTCAAGGCTGCCACCGAGGTTCCCGTCGTGCTTTGGGACGAGCGGCTGACGACGACCGAAGCGTCGCGCGTGTTGCGGAAGCCCTCCAGAACGGGCAGGCGTCAAGCCCCCAGCAAGAAGGAACGAGAGCGCGTCAAGGCGCGCCTGGACGAAGTCTCGGCGGCGATCATCCTCGAGTCCTATCTCGCCAGCCCGGTCCCATCGCTCCCGCCCGAGGACGGAGAGTAA
- a CDS encoding 1-acyl-sn-glycerol-3-phosphate acyltransferase, producing MLSFIPPKHSTAGYRLLSAFNGAILRGSRKGLRLNVDADDLERLRAALPHSVVLLPNHCNHDDPYLMFALSSRLRRPFFFLAARESFTELGGGRWRGWVMQQAGSYSVVRGTADRASFRATRALIADGSRPLVIFPEGELSHRPGAVTPFETGVTTLSFWGLEDRITTGKGSDVLLVPTGIRYEIDSAHEEQLRDGLAGLERDLLGSVSREEPLERFRAIGRHLLDVLETTYYGEAESEAPLTERVARLRSGILEQMEHFFGMEPRSSATILDRARALRNRLDDEVYAELGTPSRYAHDLRERRSRTFATFTDAIKRVCAFHAFDALAVERSMRTETFFETLWLIEEEVYGSPKSLVPRTGRVRVGEPIRLDAYRDAYAADKRAAIRDVTMALENAVERLIAEP from the coding sequence ATGCTCAGCTTCATTCCGCCGAAACACAGCACGGCCGGGTACCGCCTCCTGAGCGCGTTCAACGGCGCGATCCTGCGAGGCTCGAGGAAGGGCCTGCGCCTGAACGTCGATGCGGACGACCTCGAACGCCTTCGAGCGGCGCTCCCGCACAGCGTCGTGCTCCTCCCGAACCACTGCAACCACGACGACCCGTACCTCATGTTCGCCCTATCGTCGCGCCTGCGACGGCCCTTCTTCTTCCTCGCGGCGCGAGAGTCGTTCACCGAACTGGGCGGCGGGCGATGGCGCGGGTGGGTCATGCAGCAGGCGGGCTCCTACTCGGTCGTGCGGGGAACCGCCGACCGCGCATCGTTCCGCGCGACCCGAGCGCTGATCGCCGACGGTTCCCGACCGCTGGTCATCTTTCCCGAAGGGGAGCTCTCGCATCGTCCCGGCGCGGTGACGCCCTTCGAGACCGGTGTCACGACGCTCTCGTTCTGGGGGCTCGAAGACCGGATCACCACCGGGAAGGGCTCCGACGTGCTTCTCGTACCGACCGGCATCCGGTACGAGATCGACTCAGCCCACGAGGAACAGCTCCGCGACGGGCTTGCCGGGCTCGAACGCGACCTGCTGGGCAGCGTCTCGCGCGAGGAACCCCTGGAACGGTTCCGCGCCATCGGTCGCCACCTGCTCGATGTGCTGGAAACGACGTATTACGGAGAGGCCGAGTCCGAGGCTCCCTTGACCGAACGAGTCGCGCGGCTTCGTTCGGGCATTCTCGAACAGATGGAGCACTTCTTCGGCATGGAACCCCGGTCGAGCGCAACGATCCTCGACCGAGCGCGCGCCCTGCGCAACCGGTTGGACGATGAGGTCTACGCAGAGCTGGGCACGCCTAGCCGCTACGCCCACGACTTGCGGGAACGTCGGTCGCGGACGTTCGCGACCTTCACTGACGCGATCAAGCGCGTCTGCGCATTCCACGCCTTCGATGCGCTCGCCGTCGAGCGTTCCATGCGGACGGAGACGTTCTTCGAGACCCTCTGGCTCATCGAGGAAGAGGTCTACGGGTCGCCGAAGAGCCTCGTGCCGAGGACAGGTCGCGTCCGGGTCGGCGAGCCCATCCGCCTCGATGCCTATCGGGACGCCTACGCGGCAGACAAGCGCGCCGCCATCCGCGACGTGACGATGGCGTTGGAGAACGCCGTCGAACGGCTCATCGCCGAACCGTAG